A single genomic interval of Microbacterium sp. zg-Y1090 harbors:
- a CDS encoding carbohydrate ABC transporter permease, whose protein sequence is MTALAPVAPPAPAASAAAPPHRPAGSGRRFAVTGALRFTGLAVWLLITLFPLYWIALTSFKAPATVNAFPIEYWPSQPSVQNYVNLFATSQFGVFLMNSAIVSLAAGAVATLIALLSAFVLSRFEFRSKGAVLIAFLLTQMIPAFIALGPLYSMMSDLGLVDSKFGLILVYIAVCIPFSTVMLRGFFENVPAALEEAAMIDGCSRLGALFRVLVPVMTPGIIAAFIFNFVNCWNELFLSVVLMHSTENRTVPAALNGFISTFNVDWGSMSAAAVVTILPTMAMFALASKWIVQGLTAGAVKE, encoded by the coding sequence GTGACCGCACTCGCCCCCGTGGCTCCCCCTGCGCCCGCGGCATCCGCCGCCGCCCCGCCGCACCGCCCCGCTGGGTCGGGTCGCCGATTCGCCGTGACCGGCGCGCTGCGGTTCACCGGGCTGGCGGTATGGCTTCTCATCACGCTGTTCCCGCTCTACTGGATTGCGCTGACGTCGTTCAAGGCGCCCGCCACGGTGAACGCCTTCCCCATCGAGTACTGGCCGAGCCAGCCCTCGGTGCAGAACTACGTGAACCTGTTCGCGACGAGCCAGTTCGGGGTCTTCCTGATGAACTCGGCGATCGTCTCTTTGGCAGCGGGCGCGGTCGCCACCCTGATCGCGCTGCTCAGCGCCTTCGTGCTGTCGCGGTTCGAGTTCCGCAGCAAGGGAGCGGTGCTGATCGCGTTCCTGCTGACGCAGATGATTCCGGCGTTCATCGCGCTCGGACCGCTGTACTCGATGATGTCGGACCTGGGCCTCGTGGACTCCAAGTTCGGTCTGATCCTGGTCTACATCGCGGTGTGCATCCCGTTCTCGACGGTCATGCTGCGCGGGTTCTTCGAGAATGTGCCCGCCGCGCTCGAAGAGGCGGCCATGATCGACGGCTGCTCCCGGCTGGGAGCCCTCTTCCGTGTGCTCGTGCCGGTCATGACACCCGGCATCATCGCCGCGTTCATCTTCAATTTCGTCAACTGCTGGAACGAGCTGTTCCTCTCGGTGGTGCTCATGCACTCCACCGAGAACCGCACGGTGCCCGCCGCGCTCAACGGCTTCATCTCGACGTTCAACGTCGACTGGGGCTCGATGTCGGCGGCCGCGGTCGTGACGATCCTGCCGACGATGGCGATGTTCGCACTGGCGAGCAAGTGGATCGTGCAGGGGCTGACAGCCGGCGCTGTCAAGGAGTGA
- a CDS encoding carbohydrate ABC transporter permease: MSLLTREARPTGLSGGAAPLGRRRVFRSRHGWTILAFLAPAIVFVSWFTYYPMLQGAGMAFRDWNLWDLTSTPFVGLDNFTRIFADPIFPTVAWNSVLWVVCSLVPQFVIGFLIALALRKRFRFRGLYQALVFFPWAVSGFLIGMLFRWMFNAEFGVINDLLMKAGLIDSPLPWLADPKLAMVAVITANIWYGVTFFAIMILAALQSVPDEMLEAASLDGAGRVRQLFSIIIPYIAMTLLLTVLLRIIWIFNFPDIIWAMTAGGPANQTHIITTWMINYTQQGNYGLASAIGLIVVAVLFVFCAFYLLAMKKVTK; this comes from the coding sequence ATGTCGCTGCTCACGCGCGAGGCGCGCCCCACCGGCCTGTCCGGTGGGGCCGCCCCGCTCGGCCGGCGGCGCGTGTTCCGCAGCCGGCACGGGTGGACGATCCTGGCGTTCCTCGCGCCCGCGATCGTCTTCGTCAGCTGGTTCACCTACTACCCGATGCTCCAGGGCGCGGGCATGGCCTTCCGCGACTGGAACCTCTGGGATCTGACGTCCACGCCGTTCGTCGGCCTCGACAACTTCACCCGGATCTTCGCGGACCCGATCTTCCCGACAGTCGCCTGGAACTCGGTGCTGTGGGTGGTGTGCTCGCTGGTGCCGCAGTTCGTCATCGGGTTCCTGATCGCCCTCGCGCTGCGCAAGCGCTTCCGTTTCCGCGGCCTCTACCAGGCGCTCGTCTTCTTCCCCTGGGCGGTCTCGGGCTTCCTCATCGGCATGCTGTTCCGCTGGATGTTCAACGCCGAGTTCGGCGTCATCAACGACCTGCTCATGAAGGCGGGGCTCATCGATTCGCCGCTCCCCTGGCTGGCCGACCCGAAGCTGGCGATGGTCGCGGTCATCACGGCGAACATCTGGTACGGCGTGACGTTCTTCGCGATCATGATCCTCGCCGCGCTGCAGTCCGTGCCGGACGAGATGCTCGAAGCGGCGAGCCTGGACGGCGCCGGCAGGGTGCGGCAGCTGTTCTCGATCATCATCCCGTACATCGCGATGACGCTGCTGCTGACGGTGCTCCTGCGCATCATCTGGATCTTCAACTTCCCCGACATCATCTGGGCGATGACCGCGGGCGGACCCGCGAACCAGACGCACATCATCACCACCTGGATGATCAACTACACGCAGCAGGGCAACTACGGCCTCGCCAGCGCCATCGGGCTCATCGTCGTGGCGGTGCTGTTCGTCTTCTGCGCCTTCTACCTGCTCGCCATGAAGAAGGTGACCAAGTGA
- a CDS encoding ABC transporter substrate-binding protein yields MKRNRLTLTVGIGTAAVLALTACSGSSGDTADGDVTLKMVESLTNPARTEVLRGMLDAFEAENPGVTVELVSPPTEQADKTIQQMLQSGKGVDVLEVRDITVGPFSNNGWLYDMAGDLENWDGWDALTENAQSAAVSDGASYFVPYGFYGLSLFYRADLVEAAGFDGPPHSWEELLEQASAIQNPAENVYGYAFRGGTNGNTNVVAAVEAYLVDDLDPANAFLLQDGSTIFSAPEAQDAVDTYFALFEQASPPSAVSWGYPEMVAGFTNGSTAFLLQDPEVIATVQASSLTDEQWDTAPLLVGAGGKAAQPLAVAGWGVAEASEHQEEAVELVKFLSSAEPATEFAQANSLVPIIAEAAEDEFYSTGPWTSYVTMTQNPETYVNVRQPRGVSWWTEWAQKSDQDVQSVLLGNMSTAELLASWDAFWTDKYAAEQD; encoded by the coding sequence GTGAAGCGCAACCGCCTGACCCTCACCGTCGGCATCGGCACCGCCGCCGTGCTCGCCCTCACCGCCTGCTCCGGATCCTCCGGAGACACGGCTGACGGCGACGTCACGCTGAAGATGGTCGAGAGCCTGACCAACCCCGCTCGCACCGAGGTCCTCCGGGGGATGCTCGACGCCTTCGAGGCGGAAAACCCCGGAGTGACCGTGGAGCTGGTGTCCCCGCCCACGGAGCAGGCGGACAAGACCATCCAACAGATGCTGCAGTCCGGCAAAGGCGTCGACGTGCTCGAAGTGCGCGACATCACGGTCGGACCGTTCTCGAACAACGGATGGCTCTACGACATGGCCGGCGACCTGGAGAACTGGGACGGATGGGACGCGCTCACGGAGAACGCCCAGTCCGCCGCGGTCTCGGACGGCGCCAGCTACTTCGTGCCGTACGGCTTCTACGGGCTGTCGCTGTTCTACCGCGCCGACCTCGTCGAGGCTGCGGGCTTCGACGGCCCGCCGCACAGCTGGGAGGAACTGCTCGAGCAGGCCTCCGCCATCCAGAATCCCGCCGAGAACGTCTACGGGTACGCCTTCCGTGGCGGCACGAACGGCAACACCAACGTCGTCGCCGCCGTCGAGGCCTACCTCGTCGACGACCTCGACCCGGCCAACGCCTTCCTGCTGCAGGACGGCTCGACCATCTTCTCCGCGCCCGAAGCGCAGGACGCGGTCGACACCTACTTCGCCCTCTTCGAGCAGGCCTCGCCGCCCTCGGCCGTCTCGTGGGGCTACCCGGAGATGGTCGCCGGGTTCACGAACGGATCGACCGCCTTCCTGCTGCAGGATCCCGAGGTCATCGCCACCGTGCAGGCTTCCAGCCTGACCGACGAGCAGTGGGACACCGCTCCTCTGCTGGTGGGCGCCGGCGGCAAGGCGGCGCAGCCGCTCGCCGTCGCCGGGTGGGGGGTGGCCGAGGCCAGCGAGCATCAGGAGGAGGCCGTTGAGCTCGTGAAGTTCCTGTCGTCGGCGGAGCCCGCCACCGAGTTCGCACAGGCCAACAGCCTGGTGCCCATCATCGCCGAGGCAGCTGAGGACGAGTTCTACTCCACCGGCCCGTGGACCAGCTACGTCACGATGACGCAGAACCCCGAGACCTACGTCAACGTGAGGCAGCCGCGCGGGGTCAGCTGGTGGACCGAGTGGGCGCAGAAGTCGGATCAGGACGTGCAGAGCGTGCTGCTGGGCAACATGAGCACCGCTGAGCTGCTGGCGTCCTGGGACGCTTTCTGGACCGACAAGTACGCGGCCGAGCAGGACTGA
- a CDS encoding aminotransferase class V-fold PLP-dependent enzyme, which yields MDPEIVHLNHGSFGAVPREVVAVQDELRRRADASPVGWFPRVAEYTRTARWEVAPFVGARPEDTVFVPNASAAATVVYNSLRLEPSDEILVTDHGYGAITMGAARLARRYGARVRTVRVGMFDGEAEVLEAFRRAFNTHTRLIVIDQVTSPTALRLPTREITALAHEHGIRVLVDGAHAPGLIPDAARQGGGDWWFGNLHKWACAPRGAAVLVTSADDRQDLWPLIDSWGGDEPFPDRFDSQGTIDATSYIAAPAAIEFIEREYGWARARERMWQMADIGAAVIAEALQPYISDDARVDLPRPVPPMRLIRLPDGLGTTREEADELRMLLLDATGVETAFTSYEGRGYFRLSVHLYTEAEDFAAFVERCVPEILRRAGSPRVQSMNLT from the coding sequence TTGGATCCCGAAATCGTGCATCTGAACCACGGTTCCTTCGGGGCTGTCCCGCGCGAGGTCGTCGCGGTCCAGGACGAGTTGCGCCGACGCGCGGACGCCAGTCCTGTCGGGTGGTTTCCCCGCGTCGCGGAGTACACCCGCACTGCCCGCTGGGAGGTCGCGCCGTTCGTGGGAGCGCGCCCCGAAGACACGGTGTTCGTGCCGAATGCTTCGGCCGCGGCGACGGTGGTCTACAACTCGCTGCGACTCGAGCCGTCCGACGAGATCCTCGTCACGGACCACGGCTACGGCGCCATCACCATGGGTGCCGCACGGCTCGCCCGCCGCTACGGCGCACGCGTCCGCACGGTGCGTGTGGGGATGTTCGACGGCGAGGCTGAGGTGCTGGAGGCGTTCCGGCGCGCGTTCAACACGCACACCCGACTCATCGTGATCGACCAGGTCACCTCGCCCACCGCGCTGCGACTGCCGACGCGGGAGATCACGGCCCTGGCCCATGAGCACGGCATCCGAGTGCTCGTCGACGGCGCCCACGCGCCCGGCCTGATCCCCGACGCCGCACGGCAGGGCGGCGGCGATTGGTGGTTCGGCAACCTGCACAAGTGGGCTTGCGCCCCGCGTGGGGCCGCGGTGCTGGTGACCAGCGCCGACGACCGGCAGGACCTTTGGCCTCTCATCGACTCGTGGGGCGGCGACGAGCCGTTCCCCGACCGGTTCGACTCCCAGGGCACGATCGATGCCACCAGCTACATCGCCGCGCCCGCAGCGATCGAGTTCATCGAACGCGAGTACGGCTGGGCGCGCGCCCGGGAGCGCATGTGGCAGATGGCGGACATCGGGGCGGCCGTGATCGCCGAGGCTCTGCAGCCGTACATCTCCGACGACGCGCGGGTCGACCTGCCACGGCCCGTGCCCCCGATGCGACTGATCCGCCTGCCGGACGGCCTCGGCACCACCCGCGAAGAGGCCGACGAGCTGCGCATGCTGCTGCTGGATGCCACCGGGGTGGAGACCGCTTTCACCAGCTACGAAGGTCGCGGCTACTTCCGCCTGTCGGTGCACCTGTACACCGAGGCCGAGGACTTCGCCGCCTTCGTCGAGCGCTGCGTCCCGGAGATCCTGCGCCGCGCCGGAAGCCCCCGCGTCCAGAGCATGAACCTGACCTGA
- a CDS encoding FadR/GntR family transcriptional regulator: MTALDTALQGLRALIADGTLRPGDRLPSEGELCERLGVSRGSLREAIRMLAALGVLDTRHGSGSYVGDLNAADLIKALSLTVGLLPLESIIELYELRRALEAHAASLAAARIDDETVARLDRVLTALEAETDDERQSDLDHDFHMGIAAVAGNAALANLLDVLRARSRAYRIFATDDAARIKVLSDAGHRAVLRGLEARDPVAASAAAAGHVAQTEYWLRKHQPPAAPQGSPDA, translated from the coding sequence GTGACTGCACTGGACACGGCCCTGCAAGGGCTGCGAGCGCTGATCGCGGACGGCACTCTTCGTCCGGGCGACCGGCTCCCCAGTGAGGGTGAGCTGTGCGAGCGACTGGGCGTGTCGCGCGGGTCGCTGCGGGAAGCCATCCGCATGCTCGCCGCACTGGGGGTTCTCGACACCCGGCACGGCTCGGGCAGCTACGTCGGCGACCTGAATGCCGCAGACCTCATCAAGGCGCTGTCGCTGACCGTCGGGCTGCTCCCGCTCGAGTCGATCATCGAGCTGTACGAACTGCGGCGGGCACTCGAGGCCCACGCGGCGAGCCTGGCCGCCGCGCGCATCGACGACGAGACCGTGGCGCGGCTGGATCGGGTTCTCACCGCACTCGAAGCCGAGACCGACGACGAGCGGCAGTCCGACCTCGACCACGATTTCCACATGGGCATCGCCGCTGTCGCCGGCAATGCGGCACTCGCCAATCTCCTGGACGTCCTCCGGGCGCGCTCTCGCGCATATCGCATCTTCGCGACCGATGACGCGGCACGGATCAAGGTGCTGTCGGATGCGGGGCATCGTGCCGTGCTGCGCGGACTCGAGGCGCGCGACCCCGTCGCGGCATCCGCCGCTGCGGCCGGTCACGTCGCCCAGACGGAGTACTGGCTGCGAAAGCATCAGCCTCCTGCGGCGCCGCAAGGTTCCCCTGACGCGTGA
- a CDS encoding aldo/keto reductase family protein has translation MVNYRYLGNSGFKVSEITYGNWITHASQVENEAAIATVHKALDLGITSFDTADAYANTAAEEVLGEALNGQPRESVEIFTKLYWPIGRKGPNDMGLSRKHIFDGIHGSLRRLGVDYVDLYQAHRYDYETPLEETMQAFADIVRQGKALYIGVSEWTAEQLREGHALAKDLGVQLVSNQPQYSALWRVIEGKVIPASEELGISQIVWSPMAQGVLSGKYLPGQPLPEGSRATDDKSGATFIKRFMTDEVLTAVQKLKPVAEQAGLTMPQLAIAWVLQNPNVAAALVGASRPEQLEDSVKASGVTLDADTMTAIDAALSGVAETDPENTYEVSPASRPA, from the coding sequence ATGGTCAACTATCGCTATCTCGGCAACTCTGGTTTCAAGGTCTCGGAGATCACGTACGGCAACTGGATCACCCATGCCTCGCAGGTCGAGAACGAGGCGGCGATCGCCACGGTGCACAAGGCCCTCGACCTCGGCATCACCTCGTTCGACACGGCCGACGCCTACGCGAACACCGCCGCCGAAGAGGTGCTCGGTGAGGCGCTGAACGGTCAGCCCCGCGAGTCGGTGGAGATCTTCACGAAGCTCTACTGGCCGATCGGCCGCAAGGGTCCGAACGACATGGGCCTCAGCCGCAAGCACATCTTCGACGGCATCCACGGGTCGCTGCGTCGCCTCGGCGTCGACTACGTCGACCTGTACCAGGCGCACCGCTACGACTACGAGACCCCGCTCGAAGAGACGATGCAGGCGTTCGCCGACATCGTGCGCCAGGGCAAGGCGCTCTACATCGGGGTCTCGGAGTGGACCGCCGAGCAGCTGCGGGAGGGTCACGCGCTCGCGAAGGACCTCGGTGTGCAGCTCGTCTCCAACCAGCCCCAGTACTCCGCGCTGTGGCGGGTCATCGAGGGCAAGGTCATCCCGGCATCCGAAGAGCTCGGCATCTCGCAGATCGTCTGGTCGCCGATGGCGCAGGGTGTGCTCAGCGGCAAGTACCTGCCCGGCCAGCCGCTGCCCGAGGGCTCGCGCGCGACCGACGACAAGAGCGGCGCCACGTTCATCAAGCGGTTCATGACCGACGAGGTTCTCACAGCGGTGCAGAAGCTCAAGCCCGTCGCCGAGCAGGCCGGCCTCACCATGCCGCAGCTCGCGATCGCGTGGGTGCTGCAGAACCCGAACGTCGCCGCCGCCCTCGTGGGCGCCTCGCGCCCGGAGCAGCTCGAGGATTCCGTCAAGGCCTCCGGGGTCACGCTCGACGCCGACACGATGACCGCCATCGACGCCGCCCTCTCGGGCGTGGCCGAGACCGACCCCGAGAACACCTACGAGGTGTCGCCGGCGTCCCGTCCGGCCTGA
- a CDS encoding NUDIX domain-containing protein, with translation MPVHSAGLLLYRLADGGPEVLIAHMGGPYWAGKETGAWSVPKGEYDPDAESALDAARREFREELGVDPPEGPYAELGTYPYSSGKRVTVFVADGSAFSATRADFVFGEFEMEWPPRSGRTERFPEVDRADWVGLGVAGERLVKGQRPALDALAALLADAGA, from the coding sequence ATGCCCGTCCACAGCGCCGGTCTCCTGCTCTACCGACTCGCCGACGGCGGGCCGGAGGTGCTGATCGCCCACATGGGCGGTCCGTACTGGGCGGGCAAGGAGACCGGTGCGTGGTCGGTCCCGAAGGGCGAGTACGACCCCGACGCCGAGTCGGCGCTGGATGCCGCCAGGCGTGAGTTCCGAGAGGAACTCGGGGTCGACCCTCCCGAGGGGCCGTACGCCGAGCTCGGCACGTACCCGTACTCGTCGGGCAAGCGCGTGACCGTCTTCGTCGCCGACGGCTCCGCGTTCTCGGCCACCAGGGCGGATTTCGTGTTCGGGGAGTTCGAGATGGAGTGGCCGCCGCGCTCAGGCAGGACCGAGCGGTTCCCCGAGGTCGACCGCGCGGACTGGGTGGGGCTGGGGGTCGCGGGCGAACGGCTCGTGAAGGGCCAGCGGCCCGCGCTCGACGCGCTCGCCGCGCTGCTGGCCGACGCCGGGGCGTAG
- a CDS encoding zinc-binding dehydrogenase, which produces MRALVHDRFGDPAKVLTVREAPTPTPGPREVRVRMLRSPIHNHDLWTVRGSYGYRPELPARAGTEAVGVVEELGAGVTGLEVGQRVATGGTFGVWAEQFVARAGALVPVPDGLPDEQAAQLVSMPFSAISLIDSLELQPGDWLVQNAANGAVGRMVAQIGRARDINVLGLVRRDAAVAELAAQGIDRVVSVEDAGWRDRVAEITGGASIVAGVDSVGGHSSGQVLSLLGENGTLVVFGAMEAPKVQLSSGDLIFRQLTVKGFWGSTVSATMDAARRAELFDELAHLLASGALTLPVSATFPLDEVAEAVGATLSAGRVGKVLLRP; this is translated from the coding sequence ATGCGTGCACTCGTCCACGACCGATTCGGCGATCCCGCCAAGGTGCTGACCGTGCGAGAGGCGCCGACCCCGACCCCCGGACCGCGGGAGGTGCGTGTGCGGATGCTGCGCTCCCCCATCCACAATCACGACCTGTGGACGGTGCGCGGCTCCTATGGCTACCGCCCCGAGCTGCCCGCCCGCGCGGGCACCGAGGCCGTCGGGGTGGTCGAGGAACTCGGCGCCGGCGTGACGGGTCTCGAGGTCGGGCAGCGCGTGGCGACCGGCGGCACCTTCGGGGTGTGGGCCGAGCAGTTCGTCGCACGCGCCGGCGCCCTCGTCCCGGTGCCGGACGGCCTGCCCGACGAGCAGGCCGCACAGCTCGTGTCGATGCCGTTCAGCGCCATCAGCCTCATCGACTCCCTCGAGCTGCAGCCGGGCGACTGGCTCGTGCAGAACGCCGCGAACGGCGCCGTCGGCCGCATGGTCGCCCAGATCGGCCGCGCTCGCGACATCAACGTCCTCGGGCTCGTCCGCCGCGACGCCGCCGTCGCCGAGCTCGCGGCGCAGGGCATCGACCGGGTCGTCTCGGTCGAGGACGCAGGCTGGCGCGACCGGGTCGCCGAGATCACCGGCGGTGCGTCCATCGTCGCGGGCGTCGACTCGGTCGGCGGCCACTCGAGCGGGCAGGTGCTCTCCCTCCTCGGCGAGAACGGCACGCTCGTCGTCTTCGGCGCGATGGAAGCGCCGAAGGTTCAGCTCAGCTCGGGCGACCTCATCTTCCGCCAGCTCACCGTGAAGGGGTTCTGGGGCAGCACGGTCAGCGCCACGATGGATGCCGCGCGGCGCGCGGAGCTGTTCGACGAGCTTGCCCACCTGCTGGCATCCGGAGCGCTCACCCTGCCGGTATCCGCGACGTTCCCGCTCGATGAGGTCGCCGAGGCCGTCGGCGCGACCCTCTCGGCGGGCCGCGTGGGCAAGGTGCTGCTGCGCCCCTGA
- a CDS encoding GntR family transcriptional regulator has translation MRASDRAYETLLDEIQSGALAPGTVLAEVEQATRLGVSRTPLREALGRLAADGLVEQASPRVTVVAGIDADDIRALFTVRRALEEMAARLAAATGDRAVFDDLAAEFVVAEPECDADAYYALIARFDAALDAAVANDYLASSLRMVRTHLVRVRRLARDNPRRLTASVAEHRLIASAISAGDADLAAHATHVHLHNALMSILESLEAHP, from the coding sequence ATGCGCGCCAGTGACCGCGCCTACGAGACGCTCCTCGACGAGATCCAGTCCGGCGCCCTCGCCCCCGGCACCGTGCTCGCGGAGGTGGAGCAGGCCACGCGACTCGGCGTGAGCCGCACCCCGCTGCGCGAAGCCCTCGGCCGCCTCGCCGCCGACGGCCTCGTGGAGCAGGCGTCGCCGCGCGTCACCGTCGTCGCCGGAATCGACGCCGACGACATCCGGGCTCTGTTCACCGTGCGCCGCGCGCTTGAGGAGATGGCCGCCCGGCTCGCCGCGGCCACCGGCGACCGGGCCGTGTTCGACGACCTCGCCGCCGAGTTCGTCGTCGCCGAGCCGGAGTGCGACGCCGACGCGTACTACGCGCTCATCGCCCGCTTCGATGCGGCGCTGGACGCCGCGGTCGCCAACGACTACCTCGCCTCGTCGCTGCGGATGGTGCGCACCCACCTCGTGCGGGTGCGCCGCCTCGCCCGGGACAACCCCCGCCGGCTCACGGCATCCGTTGCCGAGCACCGTCTCATCGCTTCGGCGATCTCCGCCGGCGATGCCGATCTCGCCGCACACGCCACCCACGTCCACCTGCACAATGCCCTGATGTCGATCCTCGAGTCCCTGGAGGCACACCCATGA
- a CDS encoding MmgE/PrpD family protein, with amino-acid sequence MTVTHHLRVHRSDEELAREGQLAWHIAEVATDPVAVEPEVIDMIINRVIDNAAVAAASLTRAPVSAARQQALDHAVSVGGDGATVFGCALERRTSPEWAAWANGVAVRELDYHDTFLAADYSHPGDNIPPILAVAQHVGSDGEALVRGIATGYEIQIDLVRAICLHKHKIDHVAHLGPSAAAGIGTLLGLPTETIYQAVGQALHTTTATRQSRKGEISTWKAHAPAFAGKMAVEAVDRAMRGETSPSPIYEGEDGVVAWMLDGPDASYDVPLPAAGEPKRAILDSYTKEHSAEYQAQAWIDLARKLHGEHPEATDPANVESIVLHTSHHTHFVIGSGANDPQKYDPTASRETLDHSIPYIFAVAVQDGGWHHVDSYAPERAGREDTVALWHKITTAEDAEWTRRYHSEDPAEKAFGGRVEIRLTDGTVIEEEIAVADAHPLGARPFAREDYIRKFRILAEPVLESAEIERFLDLAQRLPELTADEVRQLSIVAKPGLLLAAPAPKGLF; translated from the coding sequence ATGACCGTCACGCACCACCTTCGCGTCCACCGCAGCGATGAGGAGCTCGCCCGCGAGGGCCAGCTCGCCTGGCACATCGCCGAGGTCGCCACCGACCCGGTGGCCGTCGAACCCGAGGTGATCGACATGATCATCAATCGTGTGATCGACAACGCCGCCGTCGCCGCCGCCTCGCTCACCCGCGCCCCCGTCAGCGCCGCCCGACAGCAGGCGCTCGACCACGCCGTCTCGGTCGGCGGCGACGGCGCGACCGTGTTCGGCTGCGCCCTCGAGCGCCGCACCAGCCCCGAGTGGGCGGCGTGGGCCAACGGCGTCGCCGTGCGCGAGCTCGACTACCATGACACCTTCCTGGCGGCGGACTACTCCCACCCCGGCGACAACATCCCGCCGATCCTCGCCGTCGCCCAGCACGTCGGGTCCGACGGCGAAGCGCTCGTGCGCGGCATCGCCACCGGCTACGAGATCCAGATCGACCTGGTGCGGGCCATCTGCCTGCACAAGCACAAGATCGACCACGTCGCCCACCTCGGCCCGTCGGCGGCCGCCGGCATCGGCACGCTGCTGGGTCTTCCGACCGAGACGATCTACCAGGCCGTCGGGCAGGCGCTGCACACCACCACCGCGACCCGCCAGTCGCGCAAGGGCGAGATCTCGACCTGGAAGGCCCACGCCCCGGCCTTCGCCGGCAAGATGGCCGTCGAAGCGGTCGACCGTGCCATGCGCGGCGAGACCTCGCCGTCGCCGATCTACGAGGGCGAGGACGGCGTCGTCGCCTGGATGCTCGACGGCCCCGACGCGTCGTACGACGTGCCGCTGCCCGCTGCGGGCGAGCCCAAGCGCGCGATCCTCGACTCGTACACCAAGGAGCACTCCGCCGAGTACCAGGCCCAGGCCTGGATCGACCTGGCGCGCAAGCTCCACGGCGAGCACCCCGAGGCCACCGACCCCGCGAACGTCGAGTCGATCGTGCTGCACACCTCGCACCACACCCACTTCGTCATCGGGTCCGGCGCCAACGACCCGCAGAAGTACGACCCCACCGCGTCGCGCGAGACCCTGGACCACTCGATCCCGTACATCTTCGCGGTGGCGGTGCAGGACGGCGGCTGGCACCACGTCGACTCGTACGCCCCCGAGCGGGCCGGCCGCGAGGACACCGTGGCGCTGTGGCACAAGATCACCACGGCCGAGGATGCCGAGTGGACGCGTCGCTACCACTCGGAGGACCCCGCCGAGAAGGCGTTCGGCGGTCGCGTGGAGATCCGCCTGACCGACGGCACGGTCATCGAGGAGGAGATCGCCGTCGCCGACGCGCACCCCCTCGGCGCCCGCCCGTTCGCGCGCGAGGACTACATCCGCAAGTTCCGCATCCTCGCCGAGCCGGTGCTCGAGTCCGCTGAGATCGAGCGGTTCCTCGACCTGGCCCAGCGCCTGCCCGAGCTCACCGCCGACGAAGTGCGGCAGCTCTCGATCGTCGCGAAGCCGGGCCTGCTGCTCGCGGCGCCGGCCCCGAAGGGCCTGTTCTAG
- the prpB gene encoding methylisocitrate lyase, producing MLYSTVTPAEKRRLFRERLATGELLRFPGAFNPLSARLIQQKGFEGVYISGAVLSADLGLPDIGLTTLTEVAGRGQQIARMTDLPAIIDADTGFGEPMNVARTIQTLEDAGIAGAHIEDQVNPKRCGHLDGKVVVDQDTAIKRIRAAADARRDPNFLLMARTDIRAVDGLDAAIDRARALVDAGADAIFPEAMRTLEEFAAVRAAVDVPILANMTEFGKSDLFSVDQLRDVGVNIVIWPVSLLRIAMGAAGRALDTLTDEGQLTGKLGEMQHRADLYDLLDYEAYNHFDTTVFNFEIEK from the coding sequence ATGCTGTACTCGACCGTGACCCCCGCCGAGAAGCGGCGCCTGTTCCGCGAGCGCCTCGCCACCGGCGAGCTGCTGCGCTTTCCGGGGGCGTTCAACCCGCTGTCGGCCCGCCTGATCCAGCAGAAGGGGTTCGAGGGCGTCTACATCTCGGGCGCCGTGCTGTCGGCGGACCTCGGTCTGCCCGACATCGGGCTGACGACCCTCACCGAGGTCGCCGGCCGCGGGCAGCAGATCGCGCGCATGACCGACCTGCCCGCGATCATCGACGCCGACACCGGCTTCGGCGAGCCGATGAACGTCGCCCGCACGATCCAGACCCTCGAGGATGCCGGCATCGCCGGGGCCCACATCGAGGACCAGGTGAACCCCAAGCGGTGCGGCCACCTCGACGGCAAGGTGGTCGTCGACCAGGACACCGCGATCAAGCGCATCCGCGCCGCAGCCGACGCCCGCCGCGACCCCAACTTCCTCCTCATGGCGCGCACCGACATCCGCGCCGTCGACGGGCTGGATGCCGCCATCGACCGGGCCCGCGCCCTCGTCGACGCCGGCGCCGATGCGATCTTCCCCGAGGCGATGCGCACCCTCGAGGAGTTCGCCGCGGTGCGCGCCGCCGTGGACGTGCCGATCCTGGCGAACATGACGGAGTTCGGAAAGAGCGACCTCTTCTCGGTCGATCAGCTGCGCGACGTCGGCGTCAACATCGTCATCTGGCCGGTCTCGCTGCTGCGCATCGCCATGGGCGCTGCCGGCCGCGCGCTGGATACCCTGACCGATGAGGGGCAGCTGACCGGCAAGCTGGGGGAGATGCAGCACCGCGCCGACCTGTACGACCTGCTCGACTACGAGGCGTACAACCACTTCGACACCACCGTGTTCAACTTCGAGATCGAGAAATGA